From the Cryptomeria japonica chromosome 2, Sugi_1.0, whole genome shotgun sequence genome, one window contains:
- the LOC131070234 gene encoding leucine-rich repeat extensin-like protein 4, which produces MQHLGVVGVVFWHLGCVLLLLYQLESVLGDVGRPLTDSDIIRRQLLAIEGNEFEFGERVAVDPTLVFPNPRLRNAYIALQAWKSAIFSDPSNVTGNWVGADVCSYNDVFCAPALDNSSIQVVAGIDLNHADIAGYLPEELGLLTDLALFHINTNRFCGIVPHSFRKLKLLFELDISNNRFVGPFPNVVISLPSLKYLDIRFNDFEGQLPSQLFDKDLDAIFVNNNRFQFDIPSNLGNSPVSVAVFANNHLKGCLPSSIGNMAATLNEIIVLNNNLTGCLPSEVGLLTNLTAFDVSFNKFAGALPNSIGKMVSLEQLDVAHNMFSGKIPPAICALPSLINFTYSYNFFTGEAPNCLALPSRGVVFNDRSNCIPGRPAQRSIRQCASFLSHPVACSSFKCNAITTPVPSPAFPSPPVSFPSPAKPTPSPSPPSQSPKPPSQPFPPSPTVPSPTPPFSVSPSPTVPSPTPPSPSHPSPTVPSPTPPSSSPPSPTGQSPTPPSSSPPSPTGPSPPPPYSVSPSPTGPSPPPPYSVSPSPTMPSPAPPYSVSPSPTVPSPTIPSPSYPYPHSPPNFPPPPPPPPPPPPTMYSPYSPPPVYYPPSPSPPTSTGSPPHPTPVPCHRSPPPPSPPPPFHSPPPSPIFHQYSPPPPPTYSPPYYSSPPVHHYTYPPPSPTPPVHYYTHSPPPPPPPPPPPCQEYPSPSLPPPSIPPPIHYTAPPVPSTPPSPVYYGAPPPPSPSPPPVYYAAPPFPSMPPPSVYYNAPPPPSPSPPPPPPPSPSPPPLPSPPPPPPPFVEEMPPPSPPSSLPLPTPSNVPPPSEHTPLPPTLGFSYKSPPPPSIY; this is translated from the coding sequence ATGCAACATCTGGGCGTTGTTGGAGTGGTATTCTGGCATTTGGGTTGTGTTCTGTTACTCTTATATCAGCTAGAGAGTGTGTTAGGAGATGTGGGAAGGCCACTGACAGATTCAGATATCATACGCAGGCAGCTATTGGCCATTGAAGGAAATGAGTTTGAGTTTGGGGAGAGGGTTGCGGTCGACCCAACTCTGGTATTCCCTAATCCAAGGCTCAGGAATGCTTACATTGCTCTCCAAGCATGGAAATCTGCTATTTTTAGCGATCCTTCCAATGTGACTGGTAACTGGGTTGGAGCAGATGTGTGCAGCTACAATGATGTCTTCTGCGCTCCTGCATTGGACAACAGCAGCATTCAAGTTGTAGCTGGCATTGATCTGAATCATGCAGACATTGCAGGCTATCTTCCAGAGGAGCTTGGTCTGCTCACAGATCTTGCCTTGTTTCATATCAATACCAATAGGTTCTGTGGCATTGTGCCTCACAGCTTCAGGAAGCTCAAATTGCTGTTTGAGCTGGATATCAGCAATAACAGATTTGTTGGGCCATTTCCCAATGTAGTCATCTCGTTGCCTTCATTGAAGTACTTGGACATTAGATTCAATGATTTTGAAGGTCAGCTGCCATCTCAGCTCTTTGACAAGGATCTGGATGCCATCTTTGTTAATAACAACAGGTTTCAGTTTGATATTCCGTCCAATCTGGGGAACTCCCCTGTTTCTGTTGCTGTCTTCGCCAACAATCATCTGAAGGGATGCTTGCCTTCCAGCATAGGCAACATGGCTGCTACTCTGAACGAGATCATTGTCCTCAACAACAACTTAACAGGTTGCCTGCCTTCTGAGGTTGGTTTGTTGACAAACTTGACGGCTTTTGATGTGAGTTTCAACAAGTTCGCAGGTGCTTTGCCAAACAGCATTGGGAAAATGGTGAGCTTAGAGCAGCTGGATGTTGCACACAACATGTTTTCAGGAAAGATTCCTCCGGCCATCTGCGCACTGCCCAGCTTGATCAACTTCACGTATTCTTACAACTTCTTCACGGGGGAGGCGCCTAATTGCTTGGCTCTGCCGTCCAGAGGAGTTGTCTTCAATGACCGGTCCAACTGCATTCCTGGTAGGCCTGCCCAACGTTCTATCAGGCAATGTGCTTCATTCCTTTCGCATCCCGTTGCTTGTTCTTCATTTAAGTGCAATGCTATTACCACTCCAGTGCCATCCCCTGCTTTCCCATCTCCTCCTGTATCGTTTCCCTCACCTGCAAAACCCACTCCATCCCCGTCTCCACCCTCGCAGTCCCCAAAACCACCTTCGCAGCCATTTCCACCCTCTCCCACAGTGCCATCACCAACACCACCCTTTTCAGTATCACCTTCTCCTACAGTGCCATCTCCAACGCCACCCTCTCCGTCACACCCCTCTCCTACAGTGCCATCTCCAACGCCACCCTCTTCGTCACCCCCCTCTCCTACAGGGCAATCTCCAACACCACCTTCTTCATCACCCCCCTCTCCTACAgggccatctccaccaccaccttATTCAGTATCACCCTCTCCTACAgggccatctccaccaccaccttATTCAGTATCACCCTCTCCAACAATGCCATCTCCAGCACCACCTTATTCAGTATCACCCTCTCCAACGGTGCCATCACCTACCATACCATCTCCCTCGTATCCGTATCCTCACTCACCTCCTAATttcccaccaccaccaccacctcccccTCCACCACCTCCTACTATGTACTCACCATACTCACCACCTCCTGTCTACTACCCACCATCCCCATCCCCACCTACATCTACTGGTTCCCCTCCTCATCCAACTCCCGTTCCCTGCCACCGATCACCTCCGCCTCCCTCCCCACCACCTCCATTTCATTCTCCTCCACCATCTCCGATCTTCCACCAGTACTCCCCACCGCCTCCTCCAACTTACTCTCCACCATATTACTCATCTCCTCCTGTTCACCATTATACTTACCCTCCACCATCTCCAACTCCACCTGTTCACTATTATACACATTCTCCTCCAcccccaccaccacctccacctccaccttgtCAAGAATACCCCTCACCATCACTGCCTCCTCCCTCAATTCCTCCTCCAATTCACTACACTGCTCCCCCAGTCCCATCCACCCCTCCATCACCAGTTTATTACGGAGCCCCACCACCTCCCTCACCATCTCCTCCACCAGTTTACTACGCTGCTCCTCCATTTCCATCCATGCCTCCACCATCTGTTTACTACAATGCCCCTCCACCCCCCtcaccatctcctccaccaccacccCCACCCTCACCATCTCCTCCACCTctaccatctcctccacctccacctcctccatttgTTGAGGAAATGCCACCACCATCTCCCCCTTCTTCATTACCTCTACCCACTCCATCAAATGTACCTCCCCCGTCTGAACATACGCCACTTCCTCCAACTCTTGGGTTCTCATACaaatctcctcctcctccctcaatatattaa